CCATGTCACCATGAACCCGCCCAAGAACGCCGGCGTGTGCGACAAATGCGGCGGCGAGCTTTACCAGCGGGACGACGACAGGGAGGAGACGATCCTCAAAAGGTTCGACGTTTATCACCAGCAGTCATCCGCGCTCCGGCCGTTCTACGAAGGACGGGGCAAATACAAGCTTTTCGACGGCAGCGGGCCTATAGACCAGGTGACCGGCCAGATCCTCGCCACCATCGGCTGATGGCGATACATTACAGGACCGGCGAGGAGATAGACAAAATCCGCGCGGCCAACCAGATCGTGGTGGCGGCCCATAAAAGACTGGCGCAGATCATCAGGCCGGGGATAAGCACATTGGAGCTGGACCGGGAGGCCGAGCAGGTGATCCGGGACTTGGGGGGGCGTCCTTCCTTCAAGGGATACAGGGGATTTCCCGCCACACTTTGCGTTTCCATAAACGACGAGGTGGTCCACGGCATCCCCGGCAAACGGGAACTTGTGGAGGGGGACATCGCGGGGCTCGACCTCGGGGCTGAAAAAGAAGGATACTTTGGGGACGCCGCGCGGACATTGCCAGTGGGGGAGATAAGCCCGGCGGCGAAAAAGCTGCTCGAAGTGACGCGCGATGCGCTGATGAACGGGATAAGCAAGGCCCGGCCCGGGGCGCATTTATCGGACATATCCCACGCCGTGGAGACGCATGCGGAAGCGGCCGGGTTTTCGGTGGTGACGGCGTTCGTCGGGCACGGCATAGGCACATCGCCCCACGAGGACCCGCAGGTGCCAAACTTCGGCAGGCCCGGGCGCGGCCCGGTGCTCAAAAAAGGGATGGTGCTGGCCATCGAGCCGATGGTCAACGCAGGCGGGCCGAACATACGGATACTGCCGGACAAATGGACCGTGGTGACCGCCGACGGCTCGCTTTCGGCGCATTTTGAGCACTCGATAGCGATAGTGGAAGGCGGCGTGGAAATATTAAGTGAATTTGATTGAAAAAACATTTTGGAAAATCCGGTCATCTCTGATACAATTTAAGTTTTTCGAGCACAGAATAAGCGGCAAGCTTAAAACAACCGGAAAGAAGAGAGAGTGATATGAAAGTCAGGTCGTCGGTCAAGCCGATTTGCGACAAGTGCAAGGTGGTCAAGCGCGCGGGAGTGATCCGCGTGATATGCGAAAACCCGAAGCACAAGCAGCGGCAAGGCTAGTCATTCAATAAGGGAGACACAATAGGCTTATGGCCCGTATCGCCGGGATAGACATCCCCAGGGAAAAGAGGGTTGAAGTTGCGCTGACCTATATTTATGGGATCGGCCCGAGCACCGCGCGCAAGATATTGGGCGAGGCCAACGTCAACGCGGACACGAGGGTGAAGGACCTGACGGACCAGGACGTCAACCACCTTCGCAGCATCATAGAGAAGCAATACCAGGTGGAGGGGGACCTTCGCAGGGAAGGGCAGCTAAACGTAAAGCGGCTCATGGACATCGGCTGCTACCGCGGTCTGCGGCATCGCAAGGGGCTTCCCGTGCGCGGCCAGCGGACACGGACGAACGCCCGCACCCGCAAGGGCCCGCCGAAGACGGCCGGTTCGGGCAGGCGCAAAGAGGCGAAGAAATAAGAATCGGGTTATGGTCGTACTGAACATATTTGAGACTGGATCGGTGAGAAATGGCTGAGAAGAAGCAGGCGAAAGCGGCCCCCGTCAAAAAGCGGGTGAAAAAGGTCGGGACGATAGGCGTCGCCCACGTCCGCTCCACGTTCAACAACACTATAGTCACCATATCGGACCCTTCGGGGAACACGGTGGCGTGGTCGTCGGCGGGGAACCAGGGATTCAAGGGATCCCGCAAGAGCACCCCTTTCGCGGCGCAGATGGCGGCGGAGAACGCGGCCAAGAAGGCGCTGGACATGGGGATGAGGAAAGTGGAAGTTTACATCAAGGGCCCCGGGGCGGGCAGGGAAGCGGCCGTCCGGGCGCTTCAGTCCGCCGGGCTTGAGATAGACATAATCAGGGATGTTACCCCGATACCGCACAACGGATGCCGCCCTTCAAAGCGGCGCCGGGTGTGACGAGGGGCTCGGGATTGGAACAAGGTTAGGAGGAAGATTTGGCCAGGTACACAGGCTCGTCGTGCCGCCTCTGCCGCCGGGAGGGGACGAAGCTTTTCTTGAAGGGCGAACGGTGCATATCGAAGAAATGCGCCCTTGAGCGCCGCAACTATCCCCCCGGACACGCGGGGCAGATGCGCAGCAAGATGAAGGAATACGGAGTTCAGCTTCGCGAGAAGCAGAAGGTCCGCCGGATTTACGGCGTGCTGGAAAGGCAGTTCCGCGGCTATTTCGCCAAGGCGGACAGGGCCAAGGGAGTCACT
This DNA window, taken from Nitrospinota bacterium, encodes the following:
- the map gene encoding type I methionyl aminopeptidase — encoded protein: MAIHYRTGEEIDKIRAANQIVVAAHKRLAQIIRPGISTLELDREAEQVIRDLGGRPSFKGYRGFPATLCVSINDEVVHGIPGKRELVEGDIAGLDLGAEKEGYFGDAARTLPVGEISPAAKKLLEVTRDALMNGISKARPGAHLSDISHAVETHAEAAGFSVVTAFVGHGIGTSPHEDPQVPNFGRPGRGPVLKKGMVLAIEPMVNAGGPNIRILPDKWTVVTADGSLSAHFEHSIAIVEGGVEILSEFD
- the rpmJ gene encoding 50S ribosomal protein L36, whose amino-acid sequence is MKVRSSVKPICDKCKVVKRAGVIRVICENPKHKQRQG
- the rpsM gene encoding 30S ribosomal protein S13, whose protein sequence is MARIAGIDIPREKRVEVALTYIYGIGPSTARKILGEANVNADTRVKDLTDQDVNHLRSIIEKQYQVEGDLRREGQLNVKRLMDIGCYRGLRHRKGLPVRGQRTRTNARTRKGPPKTAGSGRRKEAKK
- the rpsK gene encoding 30S ribosomal protein S11, with protein sequence MAEKKQAKAAPVKKRVKKVGTIGVAHVRSTFNNTIVTISDPSGNTVAWSSAGNQGFKGSRKSTPFAAQMAAENAAKKALDMGMRKVEVYIKGPGAGREAAVRALQSAGLEIDIIRDVTPIPHNGCRPSKRRRV